A single window of Thalassomonas viridans DNA harbors:
- a CDS encoding TonB-dependent receptor, translating to MKTHRLSRVAAALVLGLGLSAGVQANSTSSAIKGHITGPQGNAAAGTVVSITHVPSGTTKQVTVNEAGVFSAKGLRVGGPYRITIDSDAYEDQEVKDIFLQLGKTYELDRSLEAQQNMEVIAVTGRILDKNAGSTSPASNFNLDDLVNAPTVNRDIKDVIRVDPRIYIDQTNNDAINCAGGNPKFNSLTVDGTRMNDNFGLNSNGYPTVRIPFSYDSIDQVTVELAPFDVQYGGFTSCNINAVTKSGTNEVHGGFFYDFTSDSLKGDSLEGDKQDVGNYTEKRYGFNLGLPLIEDKLFFFGSYEKLDGTQILDYIPFNDSPQRISQAEVDRIIQISKDVYDYDPGTMEPSLPVEDEKILMKLDWNINDDHRAVFVYNYNDGYEWGQSDADPVEIALSNHVYERGAELTSYVTSIYSTWTDNFSTEFRLGYLELDNRQVSRDADSGFSEFRVQADDIRVYIGPDDSRQSNKLKYDTTSLKLAGTYYLDDHELYFGYEREELDVFNLFIQHSQTETRFSSVEDFENGLASQIEYGNAQSHNPDDAAGEFEYALNTLYFQDKFELYEYDMTIMVGVRYDWYKSSDKPTENPNFVERYGYSNSQNLDGVDLVQPRFGFNWAASDQLEVRGGFGLYSGGNPNVWISNSYSNDGVRNIQARLRNDRDDTGSRPPIQITGPDAIEYDGTGRPGYDIPVDLIDAVTNGSADSSVNVTDPDFEIPSEWKYALGATYTTEDEYVIMADLLYTDKQDSAIIQNIGKTYKDEPAPDGRPITTGRDDYLLTNVSDGGDTTVLSLAVSKSYDNGLSFTASYAYTESNDVHPMTSSVAFTNYHDVATASPNSLEEATSNYEIPHRFTLNVSYVHEFFAGYETTLSLFGQANEGRPYTWSFAGSNNGGGFDFDYNDLDRQLLYVPLENDPLVNYGENFDVAAFNDFIDSEGLKRGEIMDRNELSSDWWVKFDVRVEQEFPGFMEGHKGSAFFVIENVGNLLNDDWGVLKQGSYLQGAVTASINDDGTYTYNEFLDPPKQSRNRDSSLWEVRLGVKYDF from the coding sequence ATGAAAACACATCGTCTCTCTCGTGTTGCCGCTGCATTAGTATTGGGACTGGGGCTTAGCGCCGGTGTCCAGGCTAACAGTACTTCTTCCGCAATCAAAGGTCATATTACCGGTCCGCAGGGTAACGCTGCTGCCGGTACTGTCGTGTCTATTACTCACGTACCTTCGGGCACTACCAAACAGGTTACCGTTAATGAGGCCGGGGTTTTCTCTGCCAAAGGTTTACGTGTCGGTGGTCCGTACAGGATAACCATTGATTCCGATGCCTATGAAGATCAAGAAGTTAAGGACATTTTCCTGCAATTGGGTAAAACCTATGAGTTAGACCGTAGCCTGGAAGCCCAGCAGAATATGGAAGTGATTGCGGTAACCGGCCGTATTCTTGATAAGAATGCCGGCAGCACCAGCCCGGCGAGTAACTTTAACCTGGATGACCTGGTTAATGCGCCTACGGTAAACCGGGACATTAAAGATGTGATCCGTGTCGACCCGCGTATTTATATCGACCAAACCAATAATGATGCCATCAACTGTGCCGGCGGCAACCCTAAGTTTAACAGCTTGACGGTTGACGGTACCCGGATGAACGATAACTTCGGCTTAAACAGCAATGGTTATCCTACGGTTCGTATTCCTTTTTCCTATGACTCTATCGACCAGGTAACGGTTGAACTGGCTCCGTTTGATGTCCAGTATGGTGGTTTCACTTCCTGTAATATCAATGCCGTTACCAAGTCCGGTACCAATGAAGTACACGGCGGCTTCTTTTACGACTTCACCAGCGATTCTTTAAAAGGCGACAGCCTTGAAGGCGACAAGCAAGACGTAGGTAATTACACCGAGAAACGTTACGGTTTCAACCTTGGCCTGCCTTTAATTGAAGACAAGTTGTTCTTCTTTGGTAGCTATGAGAAATTAGACGGCACACAAATTCTTGATTATATTCCGTTTAATGACAGCCCGCAGCGTATCAGCCAGGCAGAGGTAGACCGTATCATTCAAATCTCCAAAGATGTTTATGATTACGACCCCGGTACTATGGAGCCGAGCCTACCGGTTGAAGATGAAAAAATCCTGATGAAGCTTGACTGGAACATCAATGATGACCACAGGGCGGTATTTGTTTATAACTACAACGACGGTTATGAATGGGGACAATCTGATGCCGACCCGGTAGAAATCGCCTTATCCAACCACGTGTATGAGCGCGGCGCCGAGCTGACTTCTTATGTGACTTCTATCTACTCGACCTGGACGGATAATTTTTCAACCGAGTTCAGATTAGGTTACCTGGAGTTGGACAACCGCCAGGTGTCCAGGGATGCCGACAGCGGTTTCAGTGAGTTCCGTGTCCAGGCCGATGATATTCGTGTTTATATCGGGCCGGATGATTCCCGTCAGTCGAATAAGCTGAAATACGATACCACTTCATTGAAATTGGCCGGTACCTATTATCTTGACGATCACGAGTTGTACTTTGGTTATGAGCGTGAAGAGTTAGATGTTTTCAACCTGTTTATCCAGCACAGCCAGACCGAAACGCGCTTCAGCTCGGTTGAAGATTTTGAGAACGGTTTAGCGTCGCAGATCGAATACGGTAACGCCCAGTCCCATAACCCGGACGATGCTGCCGGTGAATTTGAATATGCGTTAAACACCTTGTACTTCCAGGATAAATTTGAGTTGTACGAGTATGATATGACCATTATGGTGGGTGTACGCTATGACTGGTATAAGAGTAGCGATAAGCCGACGGAAAACCCTAACTTTGTTGAAAGATACGGCTATTCGAACTCACAGAACCTGGACGGCGTTGATTTAGTTCAGCCAAGATTCGGCTTTAACTGGGCGGCAAGCGACCAGTTGGAAGTACGCGGTGGCTTTGGTTTATATTCCGGCGGTAACCCGAACGTGTGGATTTCCAACAGTTATTCAAATGATGGTGTCCGTAATATCCAGGCACGATTACGTAATGACCGCGATGATACCGGCAGCCGTCCGCCAATCCAGATCACTGGCCCTGATGCTATCGAATACGATGGTACCGGCCGTCCAGGTTACGATATTCCGGTTGATTTGATTGACGCTGTGACTAACGGCTCAGCAGACAGTTCTGTGAACGTGACCGATCCTGATTTTGAAATTCCTTCTGAGTGGAAATACGCCTTAGGCGCCACCTACACCACAGAAGACGAATACGTGATCATGGCGGACTTGCTTTATACCGATAAGCAGGACTCGGCTATCATTCAAAATATAGGTAAAACCTACAAAGATGAGCCGGCACCGGACGGCCGTCCGATCACCACAGGCCGGGATGACTACCTGTTAACCAATGTCAGTGACGGCGGCGATACCACGGTATTGTCACTGGCTGTCAGCAAAAGCTACGACAATGGCCTGAGCTTTACTGCTTCATATGCTTATACCGAGTCTAACGACGTGCATCCTATGACCAGTTCCGTTGCCTTTACCAACTATCATGATGTTGCTACGGCAAGCCCGAACAGTCTGGAAGAGGCAACTTCTAACTATGAAATTCCGCACAGATTTACATTGAATGTTAGTTACGTTCACGAGTTCTTTGCCGGTTATGAAACCACTTTGAGCCTGTTTGGCCAGGCGAATGAAGGGCGTCCTTACACCTGGTCGTTCGCAGGCTCTAATAACGGCGGCGGTTTTGACTTCGACTACAATGACTTAGATCGCCAGTTATTGTACGTACCGTTAGAAAACGATCCTCTGGTGAACTATGGGGAAAACTTCGATGTGGCCGCATTCAATGACTTCATTGATTCAGAAGGATTGAAACGCGGTGAAATCATGGACCGTAACGAGTTAAGCAGTGACTGGTGGGTGAAGTTTGACGTCCGCGTCGAGCAGGAATTCCCTGGCTTTATGGAAGGTCATAAAGGTAGTGCTTTCTTTGTCATTGAAAATGTCGGTAACCTGTTAAATGACGATTGGGGCGTGCTGAAACAAGGTTCTTACCTGCAAGGTGCGGTAACCGCCAGCATCAATGACGACGGAACCTACACCTATAACGAGTTCCTTGATCCGCCGAAGCAATCCCGTAACCGTGATTCTTCGTTGTGGGAAGTTCGTTTAGGGGTTAAATACGACTTCTAA
- a CDS encoding TonB-dependent receptor, translating to MKPYRLSRITGALVIALGLSTSAMAAETSSSMRGKIVGPQGNDAANVKITVLHQPSGTVSEFVTNDSGVFIAKGLRVGGPYTIYIDSDQHQDTALENIFLSLGDTYRLNTQLEPQVEVERIAVTGHRFTQDVGGSNSVFGADAIENTPSFDKDIKDIARMNPLATINGSGEMSIAGGNPRTNSLTVDGIGQNDDFGLQFGGYPTAQPPVSLDAIEQISVDASPFTAKKGKFGGGTINAVTKSGTNEFKFSSFYETSTPSMAGDVESISQVFDEDGRAVLDENGHRTYEVSKVEPIQTEKRFGFNVGGPIIEDKLFFFVNYSDFTSELDMDYGFEGSGATHEYDVSEENFNEFLRILDSTYGLQDSLGGDPKDTNENVLAKLSWNINDAHRLDFTYQWQDDQVESNFGTGGSTVKFASSRYNYVTKFNNFATKIYSDWSDDFTTEIGISYKDVTSDSKTNSDVGSVKVEEFFRGPAYEFGRDETRHANASETSTFVLSLDATYLLGDHEIEFGAQYERLRLYNLFARNSLGSWEFDNFEDFENRVVGNFRGEYDFSYDNAYTNDPNDTAYEAVRKQYSLYVEDTFYLTDDIEVSAGVRYERLASSDKPTVNENFVNTYGYDNTENLDGLDIILPRFNLTWYASDDLTVRAGVGRFQGGVPNVWYNNPFQMDGITLVSAPDSVIDAYYAENLADITKVPDEIKNSLVQGAGSTTYTDPNFKLPSSWRAQVGFDYTFDLPYLGEGFKWTNELMYHKLENEAIWVNKSITPVGVAADGERVITESIYEGDLAENYDIEMTNADDDGRSVIFTTSLAKAWDNGVSMTMSYAHQDITNNHVGSASAAAGNYKHNIIKNRNENSAERSSYEIEHSFKLTLGYTTEFFEGYATRFNMYLERRSGRPYSHTMGMYRDRDLGDNEAFYSQSAYLPYIPTGADDPFVNWEESGISWNELEVLLDKAGISERGEILDRNTGTQPWVTSLDISIKQEIPGFAEGHSGQIYLMIDNFANLLNDDWGVEKKLRYPNQSIYDFGGLDDQGRYIIDARFNGADTRNYDTIDTGASAWQAKIGISYKF from the coding sequence ATGAAACCATATCGTCTTTCGCGTATTACTGGCGCGTTAGTTATCGCCCTCGGGCTTTCAACATCTGCTATGGCGGCAGAGACCTCGTCGTCGATGCGGGGTAAAATTGTTGGCCCTCAAGGTAATGATGCAGCAAATGTAAAAATTACTGTATTACACCAACCATCAGGCACAGTAAGTGAATTCGTTACTAATGACAGTGGTGTTTTTATTGCTAAAGGCTTAAGGGTTGGTGGTCCGTACACGATTTATATCGACTCGGACCAGCATCAGGACACAGCATTAGAAAACATTTTCCTGTCCCTGGGTGATACCTACCGTTTGAACACTCAACTGGAACCACAAGTGGAAGTTGAGCGTATTGCCGTAACCGGTCACCGTTTTACGCAAGACGTTGGTGGATCTAACAGTGTATTTGGCGCCGACGCCATCGAAAATACACCAAGCTTTGACAAAGATATTAAAGATATCGCCCGTATGAACCCGTTAGCCACTATCAACGGTAGCGGTGAAATGAGTATTGCCGGCGGTAACCCGCGTACTAACAGCCTGACGGTTGACGGTATCGGTCAAAACGATGATTTCGGTCTTCAGTTTGGTGGTTACCCTACGGCGCAACCTCCGGTTTCCTTAGATGCAATCGAACAAATTTCTGTTGATGCCTCTCCGTTTACTGCCAAAAAAGGTAAGTTCGGCGGCGGTACCATCAATGCGGTTACTAAGTCTGGTACCAATGAATTTAAATTCTCAAGCTTCTATGAAACTTCTACGCCGAGCATGGCGGGTGACGTTGAGTCTATCTCCCAGGTATTTGACGAAGACGGGCGTGCCGTATTAGATGAAAACGGTCACAGAACCTATGAAGTAAGCAAGGTTGAGCCTATCCAGACCGAGAAGCGTTTTGGCTTCAACGTCGGCGGTCCTATCATCGAAGACAAGTTATTCTTCTTCGTTAACTATAGCGATTTCACCAGCGAGCTGGATATGGACTATGGTTTCGAAGGCAGCGGCGCTACTCACGAGTATGACGTTTCTGAAGAAAACTTTAACGAATTCTTACGCATTTTAGACTCTACCTACGGTCTGCAGGACTCTTTAGGTGGCGATCCTAAAGACACCAATGAAAACGTATTGGCTAAACTAAGCTGGAACATCAACGATGCTCACCGTTTAGACTTCACTTACCAGTGGCAGGACGACCAGGTTGAATCAAACTTCGGTACCGGCGGCAGCACGGTTAAGTTCGCGTCATCACGTTACAACTACGTGACTAAGTTCAATAACTTCGCGACTAAGATCTACTCTGACTGGTCTGACGATTTCACCACAGAAATCGGCATCAGCTACAAAGACGTAACTTCAGACAGCAAGACCAACTCTGATGTTGGTAGCGTTAAGGTTGAAGAATTCTTCCGCGGACCTGCTTATGAGTTTGGCCGTGACGAAACGCGTCATGCTAACGCCAGCGAAACGTCAACTTTCGTATTGTCACTTGATGCCACTTACCTGTTAGGCGACCATGAAATTGAGTTTGGCGCCCAGTACGAGCGTTTACGCCTGTACAACCTGTTTGCCCGTAACTCTTTAGGTTCATGGGAATTCGACAACTTCGAAGATTTTGAAAACCGTGTAGTAGGTAACTTCCGCGGCGAGTACGACTTCTCTTACGACAATGCCTACACCAATGATCCGAACGATACCGCTTATGAAGCAGTAAGAAAGCAGTACTCACTTTATGTTGAAGATACTTTCTACCTGACCGACGACATCGAAGTAAGCGCAGGTGTGCGTTACGAGCGCCTGGCGTCCAGCGATAAGCCAACTGTTAATGAAAACTTTGTTAACACCTATGGTTACGATAACACTGAAAATCTTGACGGTTTAGACATCATCCTGCCGCGCTTTAACCTGACCTGGTACGCCAGCGATGACTTAACGGTACGTGCCGGTGTTGGCCGTTTCCAGGGCGGTGTACCAAATGTTTGGTATAACAACCCGTTCCAGATGGACGGTATTACCTTAGTTTCTGCCCCGGACAGCGTGATTGACGCTTACTATGCAGAAAACCTGGCAGACATTACCAAGGTTCCTGATGAAATCAAGAACTCTTTAGTACAGGGTGCCGGTAGCACAACTTATACCGATCCTAACTTCAAGCTGCCTTCAAGCTGGCGTGCCCAGGTTGGTTTCGACTATACCTTCGACCTGCCTTACTTAGGTGAAGGCTTCAAGTGGACCAACGAGTTGATGTACCACAAGCTGGAAAACGAAGCTATCTGGGTGAACAAGTCTATCACTCCTGTTGGCGTTGCTGCCGATGGTGAGCGTGTGATCACCGAAAGCATCTATGAAGGCGACCTGGCTGAGAACTACGATATTGAAATGACCAATGCCGATGATGACGGCCGTTCGGTTATCTTCACTACGTCATTAGCCAAAGCCTGGGATAACGGTGTAAGCATGACCATGAGCTATGCTCACCAGGATATTACCAACAACCATGTTGGTTCAGCTTCTGCCGCTGCCGGTAACTACAAGCATAACATCATCAAGAACCGTAACGAAAACTCAGCAGAGCGCAGCTCTTATGAAATCGAGCATAGCTTCAAGTTAACCTTAGGCTATACCACTGAGTTCTTTGAAGGTTATGCTACCCGCTTTAACATGTACCTAGAGCGTCGTTCCGGCCGTCCGTACAGCCACACTATGGGCATGTACCGTGACCGTGACTTAGGTGACAACGAAGCCTTCTACTCGCAATCGGCTTACCTGCCTTACATTCCGACAGGTGCAGACGACCCGTTTGTTAACTGGGAAGAGTCCGGCATTTCCTGGAACGAGTTAGAGGTATTGTTGGATAAAGCTGGTATCAGCGAGCGTGGTGAAATCCTGGATCGTAACACAGGTACCCAGCCTTGGGTAACCAGCTTAGACATCAGCATCAAGCAGGAAATCCCTGGTTTTGCTGAAGGTCACAGCGGTCAGATTTACCTGATGATCGATAACTTTGCCAACCTGCTGAACGACGACTGGGGCGTAGAGAAGAAATTACGTTACCCTAACCAGAGCATTTATGACTTTGGCGGTTTAGACGACCAGGGCCGTTACATTATCGATGCACGTTTCAACGGTGCGGATACCCGCAACTACGACACTATCGATACCGGTGCTTCGGCATGGCAAGCTAAAATCGGTATTAGCTACAAGTTCTAA
- a CDS encoding TetR/AcrR family transcriptional regulator, whose translation MNETKKPNKQGRIRAESELKIITAAQEEFILQGYRGATVQSIADRSGLPKANILYYFKNKENIYHAVLERTLNMWDQAIGDIDPAHGPKVAIEKFIAAKVRVSFEHPGASKIYAMEIIQGAQHLKEFTRTYQRQWVREKAKLFQQWIDNGEMKNVDPVNLIFLIWSSTQHYADFETQILQIMNRADYEEDDVTHVTRFLTDIILRGCGLID comes from the coding sequence ATGAATGAAACTAAAAAGCCTAATAAACAAGGAAGAATTAGAGCTGAAAGTGAACTGAAAATAATTACCGCCGCCCAGGAAGAATTTATCTTACAAGGCTACCGCGGCGCCACGGTGCAGTCGATCGCCGACCGCTCCGGCCTGCCCAAAGCCAATATCCTTTATTACTTTAAAAATAAAGAAAACATCTACCACGCCGTACTGGAAAGAACCCTCAACATGTGGGATCAGGCCATTGGCGATATCGACCCGGCACACGGCCCAAAAGTTGCGATAGAAAAATTTATTGCGGCAAAAGTCAGAGTCTCGTTTGAACATCCCGGTGCTTCCAAGATCTACGCCATGGAAATCATCCAGGGTGCACAGCACTTAAAAGAGTTTACCCGCACCTACCAGCGCCAGTGGGTCAGGGAAAAAGCCAAGTTGTTCCAGCAATGGATCGATAACGGCGAAATGAAAAACGTGGATCCGGTCAACCTGATTTTCCTGATCTGGTCATCCACCCAACACTATGCCGATTTTGAAACCCAGATCCTGCAGATCATGAACCGCGCCGATTATGAAGAAGACGATGTCACCCATGTTACCCGGTTTCTTACCGACATCATCCTGCGCGGCTGTGGCTTAATCGACTAA
- a CDS encoding endonuclease/exonuclease/phosphatase family protein, which yields MSTKLRIATFNVSMEALNYLPVSHGEDKGQAPQVKGDELAKSLAANHQQIRNIAEIIQRINPDIILLNEFDRQDDSHQALRTFLQDYLGKSQQGQAPQHFPYFFQGPVNTGVPAPFDINNNGTEGESPADTYGFGFFPGHFAMALLSKYPISHKEIRTFQHFKWQDMPGALQPVDPETNKPWYNADAWQQMRLSSKSHWDVPVSVNGQTVHILASHPTPPVFDGPEDRNGKRNHDEIRFWLDYITPGKGDYIYDDNQGKGGYQSRDPFVIMGDQNASSVEGDAINTGIHALLDSKQIQDPQPASPGAEEYTQGNPHGKYHTAYWGMRADYVLPSSFGWKITDSGVFWPKAGDDTYRLIKDRQASSDHRLVWVDLELPAADSAN from the coding sequence ATGAGCACTAAACTGCGCATTGCCACCTTTAATGTCAGCATGGAAGCGTTGAATTACCTGCCTGTTTCTCATGGAGAAGATAAAGGACAGGCCCCCCAGGTCAAAGGCGATGAGCTGGCAAAATCCCTGGCGGCCAACCACCAGCAAATCCGCAATATTGCCGAAATTATCCAGCGTATTAACCCGGATATTATTCTGCTTAATGAATTCGACCGCCAGGATGACTCGCACCAGGCCTTAAGAACATTCCTGCAAGACTATTTAGGCAAAAGCCAGCAGGGACAGGCACCGCAACATTTCCCTTACTTTTTCCAGGGACCGGTCAATACCGGCGTCCCCGCGCCTTTTGACATCAACAACAACGGCACCGAAGGCGAATCCCCTGCCGATACCTATGGCTTTGGCTTTTTCCCCGGCCACTTTGCCATGGCGCTCTTGTCCAAGTATCCGATCTCACATAAAGAAATCAGAACCTTCCAGCATTTTAAATGGCAGGATATGCCGGGAGCACTGCAACCTGTAGACCCGGAAACCAACAAGCCCTGGTATAACGCGGATGCCTGGCAACAAATGCGCTTATCTTCCAAGTCCCACTGGGACGTACCGGTTAGCGTCAACGGCCAGACGGTACATATACTGGCAAGCCACCCGACCCCGCCGGTTTTTGACGGCCCGGAAGATCGCAACGGCAAACGTAACCATGACGAAATCCGCTTCTGGCTTGACTATATCACCCCGGGCAAAGGCGATTATATCTACGACGACAATCAAGGAAAAGGCGGATACCAGAGCCGGGATCCCTTCGTGATCATGGGCGACCAGAATGCCTCCAGTGTCGAAGGCGACGCCATTAACACCGGCATACACGCCCTGCTCGACAGCAAGCAAATACAAGATCCCCAGCCCGCCAGCCCGGGAGCCGAAGAATACACCCAGGGCAACCCCCACGGTAAATACCATACCGCCTACTGGGGTATGCGCGCCGATTATGTCCTGCCTTCGTCTTTTGGTTGGAAAATCACTGACAGCGGCGTATTCTGGCCTAAAGCCGGTGACGACACCTACAGGCTGATTAAAGACCGCCAGGCTTCATCGGATCACCGCCTGGTATGGGTAGATCTGGAACTGCCGGCAGCCGACAGCGCCAATTAA
- a CDS encoding alkaline phosphatase: MKRVLSTLFLCMSSITYAKTSAPENIIMIVGDGMGPAYASAYRYFHDNPNTPEIEQTVFDRHLVGMSSTYPAQVSGVVTDSAAGATALATGIKSYNGAIGVDVDKKPLESVLVWAKKQGKKTGIVVTSRINHATPASYLSHNESRRNYDEIADSYVDDTLNGQFKADLMLGGGWKHFIREDRNLVNEFKQAGFHYLDSYAGLSKLPKNQPVLGLFADAGLPWALDDSNKHRLSAMTKAATAHLENKNGYFMLIEASQVDWGGHSNDIAAAMAEMDDLAKTLEFLETYVEKNPNTLVVLTADHSTGGFTIGAHGEYAWRPEVLRTMTMSPETIAEKLSEKAINQAYAKSLFKFALTEVELAQLQLDKAEAAAEVKAYEAAKAAGKAKKMAEPEQVASVLETSVKQLIDKRTNTGWTSGGHTGVDVPVFAFGPQSERFNGLQDNTDIAKKIFTLLGKN; this comes from the coding sequence ATGAAACGCGTATTATCTACACTTTTTCTCTGTATGAGTTCGATCACTTATGCCAAGACAAGCGCCCCGGAAAATATCATCATGATCGTCGGCGACGGCATGGGACCGGCCTACGCCAGCGCCTATCGTTATTTTCATGATAATCCCAACACCCCGGAAATCGAACAAACGGTTTTTGACCGCCACCTGGTAGGCATGAGCAGCACCTACCCGGCGCAGGTTTCCGGTGTTGTTACCGACTCGGCCGCAGGCGCCACCGCCCTGGCCACGGGCATTAAGAGCTATAACGGCGCCATCGGGGTTGACGTAGACAAAAAGCCGCTGGAAAGCGTACTGGTATGGGCGAAAAAACAGGGCAAGAAAACCGGTATCGTCGTGACTTCACGCATCAACCACGCCACCCCGGCTTCTTACCTGAGCCATAATGAAAGCCGCCGCAACTATGATGAAATTGCCGACAGTTATGTCGACGACACGCTCAACGGCCAGTTCAAGGCAGATCTGATGCTGGGCGGCGGTTGGAAACACTTTATCCGTGAAGACCGCAACCTGGTCAACGAATTCAAACAGGCCGGTTTTCATTACCTCGACAGTTACGCCGGCTTAAGCAAGTTGCCGAAAAACCAGCCGGTACTGGGACTTTTTGCCGACGCCGGCCTGCCCTGGGCACTGGATGACAGCAATAAGCACAGATTGTCCGCCATGACCAAAGCCGCCACCGCACATCTGGAAAACAAAAACGGTTACTTTATGCTGATCGAAGCCAGCCAGGTAGACTGGGGCGGACACAGCAATGACATTGCCGCCGCCATGGCAGAAATGGACGACCTGGCAAAAACCCTGGAGTTTTTAGAAACCTATGTCGAGAAAAATCCCAATACCCTAGTGGTATTAACGGCGGATCACAGCACAGGCGGTTTCACCATAGGCGCCCATGGCGAATACGCCTGGCGTCCTGAAGTACTGCGTACCATGACCATGTCGCCGGAAACCATAGCCGAAAAGCTGTCTGAAAAGGCCATCAACCAGGCATACGCCAAAAGCCTGTTTAAATTTGCCCTGACGGAAGTTGAACTGGCACAGCTGCAACTGGATAAGGCCGAAGCAGCAGCTGAAGTGAAAGCCTATGAAGCAGCCAAAGCCGCCGGTAAAGCGAAAAAGATGGCCGAGCCTGAGCAGGTAGCTTCGGTACTGGAAACCAGCGTTAAACAGTTAATCGACAAGCGCACCAATACCGGCTGGACCTCTGGCGGCCATACCGGGGTCGATGTGCCGGTATTTGCCTTTGGCCCGCAAAGCGAACGCTTTAACGGTTTGCAGGACAATACCGATATCGCCAAAAAAATCTTCACCCTGCTGGGGAAAAACTAA
- a CDS encoding aminotransferase class I/II-fold pyridoxal phosphate-dependent enzyme, producing the protein MLTKYEAQLKTMKQSGQAAIEQGLFFITPDDEQFSEGRFNLKGKPVINLSSCSYLGLELDPRLAKAAAEAARKFGTQYSSCRAFAQCPLYDELEDLLSQIFQAPTLANLSTTIGHIATLPILVKDNSHLVLDIQSHHCLRMSADYLANRGIGSKTIRHNSLEQLEQEILAHPDKDVWYLIDGLYSMYGDYAPISELLLMLDRYPNLHLYVDDAHGTSWTGKNGQGYALEQGRHPRMVVSHSFTKAFGGSGGCVVFPDQQTRDQVRLLGGPFYWGSPIAPPVLGTAVASAKLHLDGTITKLQQTLMAKIKLFNRLCQEQQIPLIANNDTPIRYIGLGKQETTNTVAKSLLEQGFYASAVCYPSVSKNKTGLRLGITNHLTENEIHRLVQTLADILKREVSTDTRDFIDKAFKRAF; encoded by the coding sequence ATGCTGACGAAGTATGAAGCTCAGTTAAAAACCATGAAACAAAGTGGTCAGGCAGCAATCGAGCAGGGCCTGTTCTTTATTACCCCCGACGACGAACAATTTAGTGAAGGCAGGTTCAACCTCAAGGGCAAACCTGTGATCAACCTGTCGTCCTGCTCCTATCTGGGGCTGGAATTAGACCCCCGCCTGGCAAAAGCCGCCGCTGAAGCCGCACGGAAATTCGGCACCCAGTACTCTTCCTGCCGGGCCTTTGCCCAGTGCCCGCTGTATGATGAGCTGGAAGATTTGCTGTCACAAATTTTCCAGGCGCCTACCCTGGCCAACCTCAGCACCACCATAGGCCATATTGCTACCTTGCCGATACTGGTGAAAGACAACAGCCACCTGGTGCTGGATATCCAGTCCCACCACTGCCTGCGCATGAGCGCCGACTACCTGGCAAACCGCGGCATAGGCTCGAAAACCATACGCCACAACAGCCTGGAACAGCTGGAGCAGGAGATTCTTGCTCATCCGGACAAAGACGTCTGGTACCTGATCGACGGCCTCTACTCCATGTACGGCGACTATGCCCCGATATCCGAGCTTTTACTTATGCTGGATCGCTACCCTAACCTGCACCTGTATGTCGATGACGCCCACGGCACCAGCTGGACCGGCAAAAACGGCCAGGGTTATGCCCTGGAGCAGGGCCGCCATCCACGTATGGTGGTTTCCCATTCCTTCACGAAAGCCTTCGGCGGCAGCGGCGGCTGCGTGGTATTTCCGGATCAGCAAACCCGGGATCAGGTACGCCTGCTCGGCGGTCCTTTCTATTGGGGCAGCCCGATAGCACCACCGGTATTGGGCACGGCCGTGGCCTCGGCCAAATTGCACCTGGACGGCACCATCACTAAGCTGCAACAAACCTTAATGGCAAAAATCAAGCTGTTTAACCGTTTATGCCAGGAGCAGCAAATTCCGCTGATTGCCAACAATGACACCCCGATCCGTTACATCGGCCTGGGCAAACAGGAAACCACCAATACCGTTGCCAAGTCATTACTGGAACAAGGTTTTTACGCTTCCGCCGTATGCTATCCTTCGGTATCAAAAAACAAAACCGGCTTACGCTTGGGCATCACCAACCATTTAACGGAAAATGAAATTCATCGCCTGGTACAAACCCTGGCGGATATCCTTAAACGTGAAGTTAGCACCGACACCCGCGACTTTATCGACAAGGCGTTTAAGCGCGCTTTTTAA